One genomic region from Labeo rohita strain BAU-BD-2019 chromosome 7, IGBB_LRoh.1.0, whole genome shotgun sequence encodes:
- the mtmr1a gene encoding myotubularin-related protein 1a isoform X4, producing MEKQQHSSGSESPVLPPVPRKPRNLGGGIPASRQDSVDSLDSPTGSHVEWCKQLIAATISSQISGGVPPEAIARECKVSRRPNLRSQDSSEDGCQFDSDYELPSHTTQVFKDVRKQAPMDEVPLFPGETVKTTVKDVMYICPFTGAVTGTLTVTDYKLYFVSLERDSPFILDVNLGAISRLETISVQSLGENTSGMEIVCKDMRSPRFAYKKEEQSNLEILEVLTKYAFPLSKELSLFAFQYKEQFPVDGWKVYDPVSEYKRMGLPNESWTISKINSNYEVCDTYPALLVTPTSIKEDEIKRVASFRVKHRIPVLSWIHPETQATIVRCSQPMVGPTDRRCKEDEHYLQTIMDANAQSHKLTIFDARQNTVAHNHKAKDGGYENENFYPNMELTFLEIPNIHVMRESLRKLKEVVYPSIDEHHWHSAIDATHWLEYIRLLLAGAVRIADKVESSKSSVVVHCSDGWDRTAQLTSLAMLMLDSYYRTLRGFQVLLEKEWISFGHKFAARVGHGDENHANSERSPLFVQFIDCVWQMMRQFPTAFEFNELFLITILDHLYSCLFGTFLYNSEQERMEKEVNSKTVSLWSYINSQPEDFTNPFYVDYENHVLYPLASLRHLELWVGYYVRWNPRMRPQVPVHQNLKELLYLRAELQRKVEELQKEVSSSRSISSSSEHAYSPPRGGTPLHTSV from the exons ATGGAGAAACAGCAGCATTCGTCAGGTTCGGAGAGTCCGGTGCTGCCGCCTGTCCCGCGTAAACCGCGTAACCTCGGAGGAGGAATCCCCGCATCTCGACAGGACAGCGTGGATTCATTAGACAG TCCTACTGGATCTCATGTGGAGTGGTGTAAACAGCTGATAGCGGCCACTATCTCCAGCCAGATCTCTGGTGGTGTCCCTCCAGAAGCCATTGCTCGTGAATGCAAG GTATCCAGGAGGCCAAACTTGAGG TCTCAGGACTCTAGTGAAGACGGCTGTCAGTTTGACAGTGACTATGAACTGCCGTCTCATACCACG CAGGTTTTCAAGGATGTACGAAAGCAGGCACCCATGGATGAAGTCCCTCTGTTCCCTGGAGAGACAGTCAAAACCACTG TTAAAGATGTGATGTATATCTGTCCTTTCACTGGAGCTGTGACCGGCACACTCACAGTCACAGACTACAAACTCTACTTTGTTAGTCTAGAACGG GACTCTCCTTTCATATTGGATGTGAACCTGGGTGCCATCAGCAGGCTGGAGACTATCAGTGTACAGAGTCTTGGGGAGAATACTAGTGGCATGGAGATCGTCTGTAAG GATATGAGGAGTCCAAGGTTTGCTTATAAAAAGGAAGAACAGAGTAACCTGGAGATTTTGGAGGTGTTGACCAAGTATGCCTTCCCCCTGTCCAAAGAACTG TCCCTATTCGCCTTTCAATACAAAGAGCAGTTTCcagtggatggatggaaggtTTATGATCCAGTGTCAGAGTATAAAAGAATG GGTTTGCCAAACGAGAGCTGGACCATTAGTAAGATCAACAGTAATTATGAAGTGTGTGACACTTACCCCGCTCTGCTCGTCACCCCAACCAGTATTAAAGAGGATGAGATCAAACGAGTGGCCTCTTTCAGAGTAAAACATCGCATACCA GTCCTCTCATGGATCCATCCAGAAACTCAAGCCACTATAGTTCGCTGTAGTCAGCCCATGGTGGGCCCAACAGACCGCCGATGTAAGGAGGATGAGCATTACCTTCAGACCATCATGGATGCCAATGCACAGTCTCATAAACTCACCATATTTGATGCTCGACAGAACACTGTGGCTCATAATCACAAG GCTAAGGATGGAGGTTATGAGAATGAGAATTTCTATCCCAACATGGAGCTGACTTTCCTGGAGATCCCAAACATTCACGTTATGAGAGAGTCTCTGCGTAAGCTGAAGGAGGTAGTCTACCCTTCCATTGACGAACACCACTGGCATTCAGCCATAGATGCCACACACTGGCTGGAGTACATACGG cTTTTGCTTGCGGGTGCGGTGCGGATTGCAGATAAGGTTGAGTCGAGTAAGAGCTCTGTGGTGGTGCACTGCAGTGATGGCTGGGACCGCACAGCTCAGCTCACCTCTCTGGCCATGCTGATGCTGGATTCATACTACAGGACTCTCAGGGGCTTCCAGGTGCTGCTGGAGAAGGAATGGATCAGTTTCGGACACAAGTTTGCTGCG CGTGTTGGTCATGGAGATGAAAATCATGCAAACTCTGAGCGCTCGCCTCTATTTGTGCAGTTCATAGACTGTGTTTGGCAAATGATGAGACAG TTTCCCACCGCCTTTGAGTTCAATGAGCTCTTCCTCATCACCATCCTGGATCACCTCTACAGCTGCCTGTTTGGTACATTCCTTTACAACAGCGAACAGGAGCGAATGGAAAAG gaagTGAACAGTAAAACAGTGTCTTTGTGGTCCTACATCAATAGCCAGCCAGAGGACTTCACCAACCCCTTCTATGTAGACTATGAAAACCATGTTCTGTACCCTCTGGCCAGTCTCAGACATTTGGAGCTGTGGGTTGGATACTATGTACGCTGGAACCCCCGCATGAGACCACAG GTGCCTGTGCACCAGAACCTGAAGGAGTTGCTGTATCTGCGTGCAGAACTACAGAGGAAGGTAGAGGAGTTACAGAAAGAAGTATCTTCATCACGCTCGATCTCCTCTTCATCAGAGCATGCATATTCTCCCCCACGTGGCGGTACACCTCTCCACACCTCTGTGTAA
- the mtmr1a gene encoding myotubularin-related protein 1a isoform X3, translated as MEKQQHSSGSESPVLPPVPRKPRNLGGGIPASRQDSVDSLDSPTGSHVEWCKQLIAATISSQISGGVPPEAIARECKVGKKIDFRVSRRPNLRSQDSSEDGCQFDSDYELPSHTTVFKDVRKQAPMDEVPLFPGETVKTTVKDVMYICPFTGAVTGTLTVTDYKLYFVSLERDSPFILDVNLGAISRLETISVQSLGENTSGMEIVCKDMRSPRFAYKKEEQSNLEILEVLTKYAFPLSKELSLFAFQYKEQFPVDGWKVYDPVSEYKRMGLPNESWTISKINSNYEVCDTYPALLVTPTSIKEDEIKRVASFRVKHRIPVLSWIHPETQATIVRCSQPMVGPTDRRCKEDEHYLQTIMDANAQSHKLTIFDARQNTVAHNHKAKDGGYENENFYPNMELTFLEIPNIHVMRESLRKLKEVVYPSIDEHHWHSAIDATHWLEYIRLLLAGAVRIADKVESSKSSVVVHCSDGWDRTAQLTSLAMLMLDSYYRTLRGFQVLLEKEWISFGHKFAARVGHGDENHANSERSPLFVQFIDCVWQMMRQFPTAFEFNELFLITILDHLYSCLFGTFLYNSEQERMEKEVNSKTVSLWSYINSQPEDFTNPFYVDYENHVLYPLASLRHLELWVGYYVRWNPRMRPQVPVHQNLKELLYLRAELQRKVEELQKEVSSSRSISSSSEHAYSPPRGGTPLHTSV; from the exons ATGGAGAAACAGCAGCATTCGTCAGGTTCGGAGAGTCCGGTGCTGCCGCCTGTCCCGCGTAAACCGCGTAACCTCGGAGGAGGAATCCCCGCATCTCGACAGGACAGCGTGGATTCATTAGACAG TCCTACTGGATCTCATGTGGAGTGGTGTAAACAGCTGATAGCGGCCACTATCTCCAGCCAGATCTCTGGTGGTGTCCCTCCAGAAGCCATTGCTCGTGAATGCAAG GTTGGGAAGAAGATAGATTTCAGG GTATCCAGGAGGCCAAACTTGAGG TCTCAGGACTCTAGTGAAGACGGCTGTCAGTTTGACAGTGACTATGAACTGCCGTCTCATACCACG GTTTTCAAGGATGTACGAAAGCAGGCACCCATGGATGAAGTCCCTCTGTTCCCTGGAGAGACAGTCAAAACCACTG TTAAAGATGTGATGTATATCTGTCCTTTCACTGGAGCTGTGACCGGCACACTCACAGTCACAGACTACAAACTCTACTTTGTTAGTCTAGAACGG GACTCTCCTTTCATATTGGATGTGAACCTGGGTGCCATCAGCAGGCTGGAGACTATCAGTGTACAGAGTCTTGGGGAGAATACTAGTGGCATGGAGATCGTCTGTAAG GATATGAGGAGTCCAAGGTTTGCTTATAAAAAGGAAGAACAGAGTAACCTGGAGATTTTGGAGGTGTTGACCAAGTATGCCTTCCCCCTGTCCAAAGAACTG TCCCTATTCGCCTTTCAATACAAAGAGCAGTTTCcagtggatggatggaaggtTTATGATCCAGTGTCAGAGTATAAAAGAATG GGTTTGCCAAACGAGAGCTGGACCATTAGTAAGATCAACAGTAATTATGAAGTGTGTGACACTTACCCCGCTCTGCTCGTCACCCCAACCAGTATTAAAGAGGATGAGATCAAACGAGTGGCCTCTTTCAGAGTAAAACATCGCATACCA GTCCTCTCATGGATCCATCCAGAAACTCAAGCCACTATAGTTCGCTGTAGTCAGCCCATGGTGGGCCCAACAGACCGCCGATGTAAGGAGGATGAGCATTACCTTCAGACCATCATGGATGCCAATGCACAGTCTCATAAACTCACCATATTTGATGCTCGACAGAACACTGTGGCTCATAATCACAAG GCTAAGGATGGAGGTTATGAGAATGAGAATTTCTATCCCAACATGGAGCTGACTTTCCTGGAGATCCCAAACATTCACGTTATGAGAGAGTCTCTGCGTAAGCTGAAGGAGGTAGTCTACCCTTCCATTGACGAACACCACTGGCATTCAGCCATAGATGCCACACACTGGCTGGAGTACATACGG cTTTTGCTTGCGGGTGCGGTGCGGATTGCAGATAAGGTTGAGTCGAGTAAGAGCTCTGTGGTGGTGCACTGCAGTGATGGCTGGGACCGCACAGCTCAGCTCACCTCTCTGGCCATGCTGATGCTGGATTCATACTACAGGACTCTCAGGGGCTTCCAGGTGCTGCTGGAGAAGGAATGGATCAGTTTCGGACACAAGTTTGCTGCG CGTGTTGGTCATGGAGATGAAAATCATGCAAACTCTGAGCGCTCGCCTCTATTTGTGCAGTTCATAGACTGTGTTTGGCAAATGATGAGACAG TTTCCCACCGCCTTTGAGTTCAATGAGCTCTTCCTCATCACCATCCTGGATCACCTCTACAGCTGCCTGTTTGGTACATTCCTTTACAACAGCGAACAGGAGCGAATGGAAAAG gaagTGAACAGTAAAACAGTGTCTTTGTGGTCCTACATCAATAGCCAGCCAGAGGACTTCACCAACCCCTTCTATGTAGACTATGAAAACCATGTTCTGTACCCTCTGGCCAGTCTCAGACATTTGGAGCTGTGGGTTGGATACTATGTACGCTGGAACCCCCGCATGAGACCACAG GTGCCTGTGCACCAGAACCTGAAGGAGTTGCTGTATCTGCGTGCAGAACTACAGAGGAAGGTAGAGGAGTTACAGAAAGAAGTATCTTCATCACGCTCGATCTCCTCTTCATCAGAGCATGCATATTCTCCCCCACGTGGCGGTACACCTCTCCACACCTCTGTGTAA
- the mtmr1a gene encoding myotubularin-related protein 1a isoform X7, whose amino-acid sequence MEKQQHSSGSESPVLPPVPRKPRNLGGGIPASRQDSVDSLDSPTGSHVEWCKQLIAATISSQISGGVPPEAIARECKVGKKIDFRVSRRPNLRQVFKDVRKQAPMDEVPLFPGETVKTTVKDVMYICPFTGAVTGTLTVTDYKLYFVSLERDSPFILDVNLGAISRLETISVQSLGENTSGMEIVCKDMRSPRFAYKKEEQSNLEILEVLTKYAFPLSKELSLFAFQYKEQFPVDGWKVYDPVSEYKRMGLPNESWTISKINSNYEVCDTYPALLVTPTSIKEDEIKRVASFRVKHRIPVLSWIHPETQATIVRCSQPMVGPTDRRCKEDEHYLQTIMDANAQSHKLTIFDARQNTVAHNHKAKDGGYENENFYPNMELTFLEIPNIHVMRESLRKLKEVVYPSIDEHHWHSAIDATHWLEYIRLLLAGAVRIADKVESSKSSVVVHCSDGWDRTAQLTSLAMLMLDSYYRTLRGFQVLLEKEWISFGHKFAARVGHGDENHANSERSPLFVQFIDCVWQMMRQFPTAFEFNELFLITILDHLYSCLFGTFLYNSEQERMEKEVNSKTVSLWSYINSQPEDFTNPFYVDYENHVLYPLASLRHLELWVGYYVRWNPRMRPQVPVHQNLKELLYLRAELQRKVEELQKEVSSSRSISSSSEHAYSPPRGGTPLHTSV is encoded by the exons ATGGAGAAACAGCAGCATTCGTCAGGTTCGGAGAGTCCGGTGCTGCCGCCTGTCCCGCGTAAACCGCGTAACCTCGGAGGAGGAATCCCCGCATCTCGACAGGACAGCGTGGATTCATTAGACAG TCCTACTGGATCTCATGTGGAGTGGTGTAAACAGCTGATAGCGGCCACTATCTCCAGCCAGATCTCTGGTGGTGTCCCTCCAGAAGCCATTGCTCGTGAATGCAAG GTTGGGAAGAAGATAGATTTCAGG GTATCCAGGAGGCCAAACTTGAGG CAGGTTTTCAAGGATGTACGAAAGCAGGCACCCATGGATGAAGTCCCTCTGTTCCCTGGAGAGACAGTCAAAACCACTG TTAAAGATGTGATGTATATCTGTCCTTTCACTGGAGCTGTGACCGGCACACTCACAGTCACAGACTACAAACTCTACTTTGTTAGTCTAGAACGG GACTCTCCTTTCATATTGGATGTGAACCTGGGTGCCATCAGCAGGCTGGAGACTATCAGTGTACAGAGTCTTGGGGAGAATACTAGTGGCATGGAGATCGTCTGTAAG GATATGAGGAGTCCAAGGTTTGCTTATAAAAAGGAAGAACAGAGTAACCTGGAGATTTTGGAGGTGTTGACCAAGTATGCCTTCCCCCTGTCCAAAGAACTG TCCCTATTCGCCTTTCAATACAAAGAGCAGTTTCcagtggatggatggaaggtTTATGATCCAGTGTCAGAGTATAAAAGAATG GGTTTGCCAAACGAGAGCTGGACCATTAGTAAGATCAACAGTAATTATGAAGTGTGTGACACTTACCCCGCTCTGCTCGTCACCCCAACCAGTATTAAAGAGGATGAGATCAAACGAGTGGCCTCTTTCAGAGTAAAACATCGCATACCA GTCCTCTCATGGATCCATCCAGAAACTCAAGCCACTATAGTTCGCTGTAGTCAGCCCATGGTGGGCCCAACAGACCGCCGATGTAAGGAGGATGAGCATTACCTTCAGACCATCATGGATGCCAATGCACAGTCTCATAAACTCACCATATTTGATGCTCGACAGAACACTGTGGCTCATAATCACAAG GCTAAGGATGGAGGTTATGAGAATGAGAATTTCTATCCCAACATGGAGCTGACTTTCCTGGAGATCCCAAACATTCACGTTATGAGAGAGTCTCTGCGTAAGCTGAAGGAGGTAGTCTACCCTTCCATTGACGAACACCACTGGCATTCAGCCATAGATGCCACACACTGGCTGGAGTACATACGG cTTTTGCTTGCGGGTGCGGTGCGGATTGCAGATAAGGTTGAGTCGAGTAAGAGCTCTGTGGTGGTGCACTGCAGTGATGGCTGGGACCGCACAGCTCAGCTCACCTCTCTGGCCATGCTGATGCTGGATTCATACTACAGGACTCTCAGGGGCTTCCAGGTGCTGCTGGAGAAGGAATGGATCAGTTTCGGACACAAGTTTGCTGCG CGTGTTGGTCATGGAGATGAAAATCATGCAAACTCTGAGCGCTCGCCTCTATTTGTGCAGTTCATAGACTGTGTTTGGCAAATGATGAGACAG TTTCCCACCGCCTTTGAGTTCAATGAGCTCTTCCTCATCACCATCCTGGATCACCTCTACAGCTGCCTGTTTGGTACATTCCTTTACAACAGCGAACAGGAGCGAATGGAAAAG gaagTGAACAGTAAAACAGTGTCTTTGTGGTCCTACATCAATAGCCAGCCAGAGGACTTCACCAACCCCTTCTATGTAGACTATGAAAACCATGTTCTGTACCCTCTGGCCAGTCTCAGACATTTGGAGCTGTGGGTTGGATACTATGTACGCTGGAACCCCCGCATGAGACCACAG GTGCCTGTGCACCAGAACCTGAAGGAGTTGCTGTATCTGCGTGCAGAACTACAGAGGAAGGTAGAGGAGTTACAGAAAGAAGTATCTTCATCACGCTCGATCTCCTCTTCATCAGAGCATGCATATTCTCCCCCACGTGGCGGTACACCTCTCCACACCTCTGTGTAA
- the mtmr1a gene encoding myotubularin-related protein 1a isoform X2, which produces MEKQQHSSGSESPVLPPVPRKPRNLGGGIPASRQDSVDSLDSPTGSHVEWCKQLIAATISSQISGGVPPEAIARECKVGKKIDFRVSRRPNLRSQDSSEDGCQFDSDYELPSHTTQVFKDVRKQAPMDEVPLFPGETVKTTVKDVMYICPFTGAVTGTLTVTDYKLYFVSLERDSPFILDVNLGAISRLETISVQSLGENTSGMEIVCKDMRSPRFAYKKEEQSNLEILEVLTKYAFPLSKELSLFAFQYKEQFPVDGWKVYDPVSEYKRMGLPNESWTISKINSNYEVCDTYPALLVTPTSIKEDEIKRVASFRVKHRIPVLSWIHPETQATIVRCSQPMVGPTDRRCKEDEHYLQTIMDANAQSHKLTIFDARQNTVAHNHKAKDGGYENENFYPNMELTFLEIPNIHVMRESLRKLKEVVYPSIDEHHWHSAIDATHWLEYIRLLLAGAVRIADKVESSKSSVVVHCSDGWDRTAQLTSLAMLMLDSYYRTLRGFQVLLEKEWISFGHKFAARVGHGDENHANSERSPLFVQFIDCVWQMMRQFPTAFEFNELFLITILDHLYSCLFGTFLYNSEQERMEKALNSKTVSLWSYINSQPEDFTNPFYVDYENHVLYPLASLRHLELWVGYYVRWNPRMRPQVPVHQNLKELLYLRAELQRKVEELQKEVSSSRSISSSSEHAYSPPRGGTPLHTSV; this is translated from the exons ATGGAGAAACAGCAGCATTCGTCAGGTTCGGAGAGTCCGGTGCTGCCGCCTGTCCCGCGTAAACCGCGTAACCTCGGAGGAGGAATCCCCGCATCTCGACAGGACAGCGTGGATTCATTAGACAG TCCTACTGGATCTCATGTGGAGTGGTGTAAACAGCTGATAGCGGCCACTATCTCCAGCCAGATCTCTGGTGGTGTCCCTCCAGAAGCCATTGCTCGTGAATGCAAG GTTGGGAAGAAGATAGATTTCAGG GTATCCAGGAGGCCAAACTTGAGG TCTCAGGACTCTAGTGAAGACGGCTGTCAGTTTGACAGTGACTATGAACTGCCGTCTCATACCACG CAGGTTTTCAAGGATGTACGAAAGCAGGCACCCATGGATGAAGTCCCTCTGTTCCCTGGAGAGACAGTCAAAACCACTG TTAAAGATGTGATGTATATCTGTCCTTTCACTGGAGCTGTGACCGGCACACTCACAGTCACAGACTACAAACTCTACTTTGTTAGTCTAGAACGG GACTCTCCTTTCATATTGGATGTGAACCTGGGTGCCATCAGCAGGCTGGAGACTATCAGTGTACAGAGTCTTGGGGAGAATACTAGTGGCATGGAGATCGTCTGTAAG GATATGAGGAGTCCAAGGTTTGCTTATAAAAAGGAAGAACAGAGTAACCTGGAGATTTTGGAGGTGTTGACCAAGTATGCCTTCCCCCTGTCCAAAGAACTG TCCCTATTCGCCTTTCAATACAAAGAGCAGTTTCcagtggatggatggaaggtTTATGATCCAGTGTCAGAGTATAAAAGAATG GGTTTGCCAAACGAGAGCTGGACCATTAGTAAGATCAACAGTAATTATGAAGTGTGTGACACTTACCCCGCTCTGCTCGTCACCCCAACCAGTATTAAAGAGGATGAGATCAAACGAGTGGCCTCTTTCAGAGTAAAACATCGCATACCA GTCCTCTCATGGATCCATCCAGAAACTCAAGCCACTATAGTTCGCTGTAGTCAGCCCATGGTGGGCCCAACAGACCGCCGATGTAAGGAGGATGAGCATTACCTTCAGACCATCATGGATGCCAATGCACAGTCTCATAAACTCACCATATTTGATGCTCGACAGAACACTGTGGCTCATAATCACAAG GCTAAGGATGGAGGTTATGAGAATGAGAATTTCTATCCCAACATGGAGCTGACTTTCCTGGAGATCCCAAACATTCACGTTATGAGAGAGTCTCTGCGTAAGCTGAAGGAGGTAGTCTACCCTTCCATTGACGAACACCACTGGCATTCAGCCATAGATGCCACACACTGGCTGGAGTACATACGG cTTTTGCTTGCGGGTGCGGTGCGGATTGCAGATAAGGTTGAGTCGAGTAAGAGCTCTGTGGTGGTGCACTGCAGTGATGGCTGGGACCGCACAGCTCAGCTCACCTCTCTGGCCATGCTGATGCTGGATTCATACTACAGGACTCTCAGGGGCTTCCAGGTGCTGCTGGAGAAGGAATGGATCAGTTTCGGACACAAGTTTGCTGCG CGTGTTGGTCATGGAGATGAAAATCATGCAAACTCTGAGCGCTCGCCTCTATTTGTGCAGTTCATAGACTGTGTTTGGCAAATGATGAGACAG TTTCCCACCGCCTTTGAGTTCAATGAGCTCTTCCTCATCACCATCCTGGATCACCTCTACAGCTGCCTGTTTGGTACATTCCTTTACAACAGCGAACAGGAGCGAATGGAAAAGGCAT TGAACAGTAAAACAGTGTCTTTGTGGTCCTACATCAATAGCCAGCCAGAGGACTTCACCAACCCCTTCTATGTAGACTATGAAAACCATGTTCTGTACCCTCTGGCCAGTCTCAGACATTTGGAGCTGTGGGTTGGATACTATGTACGCTGGAACCCCCGCATGAGACCACAG GTGCCTGTGCACCAGAACCTGAAGGAGTTGCTGTATCTGCGTGCAGAACTACAGAGGAAGGTAGAGGAGTTACAGAAAGAAGTATCTTCATCACGCTCGATCTCCTCTTCATCAGAGCATGCATATTCTCCCCCACGTGGCGGTACACCTCTCCACACCTCTGTGTAA
- the mtmr1a gene encoding myotubularin-related protein 1a isoform X6 gives MEKQQHSSGSESPVLPPVPRKPRNLGGGIPASRQDSVDSLDSPTGSHVEWCKQLIAATISSQISGGVPPEAIARECKSQDSSEDGCQFDSDYELPSHTTVFKDVRKQAPMDEVPLFPGETVKTTVKDVMYICPFTGAVTGTLTVTDYKLYFVSLERDSPFILDVNLGAISRLETISVQSLGENTSGMEIVCKDMRSPRFAYKKEEQSNLEILEVLTKYAFPLSKELSLFAFQYKEQFPVDGWKVYDPVSEYKRMGLPNESWTISKINSNYEVCDTYPALLVTPTSIKEDEIKRVASFRVKHRIPVLSWIHPETQATIVRCSQPMVGPTDRRCKEDEHYLQTIMDANAQSHKLTIFDARQNTVAHNHKAKDGGYENENFYPNMELTFLEIPNIHVMRESLRKLKEVVYPSIDEHHWHSAIDATHWLEYIRLLLAGAVRIADKVESSKSSVVVHCSDGWDRTAQLTSLAMLMLDSYYRTLRGFQVLLEKEWISFGHKFAARVGHGDENHANSERSPLFVQFIDCVWQMMRQFPTAFEFNELFLITILDHLYSCLFGTFLYNSEQERMEKEVNSKTVSLWSYINSQPEDFTNPFYVDYENHVLYPLASLRHLELWVGYYVRWNPRMRPQVPVHQNLKELLYLRAELQRKVEELQKEVSSSRSISSSSEHAYSPPRGGTPLHTSV, from the exons ATGGAGAAACAGCAGCATTCGTCAGGTTCGGAGAGTCCGGTGCTGCCGCCTGTCCCGCGTAAACCGCGTAACCTCGGAGGAGGAATCCCCGCATCTCGACAGGACAGCGTGGATTCATTAGACAG TCCTACTGGATCTCATGTGGAGTGGTGTAAACAGCTGATAGCGGCCACTATCTCCAGCCAGATCTCTGGTGGTGTCCCTCCAGAAGCCATTGCTCGTGAATGCAAG TCTCAGGACTCTAGTGAAGACGGCTGTCAGTTTGACAGTGACTATGAACTGCCGTCTCATACCACG GTTTTCAAGGATGTACGAAAGCAGGCACCCATGGATGAAGTCCCTCTGTTCCCTGGAGAGACAGTCAAAACCACTG TTAAAGATGTGATGTATATCTGTCCTTTCACTGGAGCTGTGACCGGCACACTCACAGTCACAGACTACAAACTCTACTTTGTTAGTCTAGAACGG GACTCTCCTTTCATATTGGATGTGAACCTGGGTGCCATCAGCAGGCTGGAGACTATCAGTGTACAGAGTCTTGGGGAGAATACTAGTGGCATGGAGATCGTCTGTAAG GATATGAGGAGTCCAAGGTTTGCTTATAAAAAGGAAGAACAGAGTAACCTGGAGATTTTGGAGGTGTTGACCAAGTATGCCTTCCCCCTGTCCAAAGAACTG TCCCTATTCGCCTTTCAATACAAAGAGCAGTTTCcagtggatggatggaaggtTTATGATCCAGTGTCAGAGTATAAAAGAATG GGTTTGCCAAACGAGAGCTGGACCATTAGTAAGATCAACAGTAATTATGAAGTGTGTGACACTTACCCCGCTCTGCTCGTCACCCCAACCAGTATTAAAGAGGATGAGATCAAACGAGTGGCCTCTTTCAGAGTAAAACATCGCATACCA GTCCTCTCATGGATCCATCCAGAAACTCAAGCCACTATAGTTCGCTGTAGTCAGCCCATGGTGGGCCCAACAGACCGCCGATGTAAGGAGGATGAGCATTACCTTCAGACCATCATGGATGCCAATGCACAGTCTCATAAACTCACCATATTTGATGCTCGACAGAACACTGTGGCTCATAATCACAAG GCTAAGGATGGAGGTTATGAGAATGAGAATTTCTATCCCAACATGGAGCTGACTTTCCTGGAGATCCCAAACATTCACGTTATGAGAGAGTCTCTGCGTAAGCTGAAGGAGGTAGTCTACCCTTCCATTGACGAACACCACTGGCATTCAGCCATAGATGCCACACACTGGCTGGAGTACATACGG cTTTTGCTTGCGGGTGCGGTGCGGATTGCAGATAAGGTTGAGTCGAGTAAGAGCTCTGTGGTGGTGCACTGCAGTGATGGCTGGGACCGCACAGCTCAGCTCACCTCTCTGGCCATGCTGATGCTGGATTCATACTACAGGACTCTCAGGGGCTTCCAGGTGCTGCTGGAGAAGGAATGGATCAGTTTCGGACACAAGTTTGCTGCG CGTGTTGGTCATGGAGATGAAAATCATGCAAACTCTGAGCGCTCGCCTCTATTTGTGCAGTTCATAGACTGTGTTTGGCAAATGATGAGACAG TTTCCCACCGCCTTTGAGTTCAATGAGCTCTTCCTCATCACCATCCTGGATCACCTCTACAGCTGCCTGTTTGGTACATTCCTTTACAACAGCGAACAGGAGCGAATGGAAAAG gaagTGAACAGTAAAACAGTGTCTTTGTGGTCCTACATCAATAGCCAGCCAGAGGACTTCACCAACCCCTTCTATGTAGACTATGAAAACCATGTTCTGTACCCTCTGGCCAGTCTCAGACATTTGGAGCTGTGGGTTGGATACTATGTACGCTGGAACCCCCGCATGAGACCACAG GTGCCTGTGCACCAGAACCTGAAGGAGTTGCTGTATCTGCGTGCAGAACTACAGAGGAAGGTAGAGGAGTTACAGAAAGAAGTATCTTCATCACGCTCGATCTCCTCTTCATCAGAGCATGCATATTCTCCCCCACGTGGCGGTACACCTCTCCACACCTCTGTGTAA